One Nostoc sp. UHCC 0302 DNA window includes the following coding sequences:
- a CDS encoding FHA domain-containing protein, whose amino-acid sequence MPANRCPNPNCEYFNRALPNNAKVCPWCSTPVGNVVTPTPQPSQQQNNSQPQPIEQPPRPVTDQPSYHPPQPPVDYSTVYQERAVQPPIPPVYNPPPPRLPVLKLIHTTGREFRLLGEGGFIGRRSQSTTIAPEIDLAGIPNEGVVSRRHARVDWDWTQNSYIIVDMSTNGIFLNGNLLTPGVQYRLLNGDVLRFGQDNLVNFTTYIM is encoded by the coding sequence ATGCCTGCAAATCGGTGCCCTAATCCAAATTGCGAATATTTTAACCGCGCCCTGCCCAACAATGCTAAGGTTTGCCCTTGGTGTTCCACTCCTGTGGGTAATGTAGTTACTCCAACCCCACAACCTAGTCAACAACAAAATAATTCACAACCACAACCTATTGAGCAACCTCCACGACCAGTAACAGACCAGCCTAGCTATCATCCTCCCCAACCTCCCGTTGATTATTCAACAGTTTATCAAGAGCGGGCTGTACAACCACCAATACCGCCTGTTTATAACCCGCCACCCCCAAGATTGCCTGTTTTAAAGCTGATTCATACTACAGGGAGGGAATTTCGCTTGCTAGGAGAAGGAGGTTTTATTGGTCGCCGCAGTCAAAGTACAACAATTGCGCCAGAAATTGACTTAGCTGGCATACCTAATGAGGGGGTAGTTTCTCGTCGTCATGCGCGAGTCGATTGGGACTGGACGCAAAATTCGTACATCATTGTAGATATGAGTACAAATGGTATTTTTTTAAACGGGAATCTTTTAACTCCTGGTGTACAGTATCGCTTGCTGAATGGAGATGTATTGCGATTTGGTCAGGATAATTTAGTTAATTTTACGACATATATAATGTAG
- a CDS encoding DUF4157 domain-containing protein, producing the protein MRERIGQAKKASTGSSSIPSLKQSTRGFGLNSSSDSPQTTTEVQAQNKPPTHDISRIPVLRPQAKLSISQPGDKFEEEADSVARQVMQRIAQPVNPQSIQREALPESEDELQMKTLNNSRLQRQSAPKDEEELQMKPMVQRRAKALMADAPDLEASINQARGGGQPMADNIREPMEQALGADFSGVKVHTDGQSDQLNQSIQARAFTTGQNVFFRQGAYQPGSREGQELIAHELTHVVQQNGGQTAQLLGGKVQRQIIQRRPDEETGGGEVGIPSVAQEIINKFNTGGLLIRTMQKQHAEKEFDHLEATVEEALEMAKRGNHSGLRKWSLTHKDLLPNYFKMGPEVTTMARYMAVLVDPSQVGDSYIGFHEKDAFSGNLQPDTKLVEQDKAISEIEDLLKKLKQNQEKSANALENNEVQTLGFSANSVAGLMYKAGGGMSGPKQWSAAKSDFQRLVNTMGKKLNQQTFQVFTYEIEGKQTKLVYLDTLSAKMD; encoded by the coding sequence ATGAGAGAACGTATAGGCCAAGCCAAAAAAGCAAGTACTGGTTCCTCTTCAATACCATCTCTTAAACAATCAACACGCGGTTTTGGTTTAAACTCCTCTTCTGATTCACCTCAAACAACTACTGAGGTACAAGCACAAAATAAACCTCCAACTCACGACATTAGTCGAATACCCGTGCTTCGTCCCCAAGCAAAACTCTCAATTAGCCAACCTGGGGATAAATTTGAAGAGGAAGCTGATAGCGTAGCACGGCAGGTAATGCAAAGAATAGCGCAGCCTGTAAATCCCCAGTCTATCCAGCGAGAAGCATTGCCAGAGTCAGAAGATGAGTTGCAAATGAAAACTCTGAATAATAGCAGACTGCAACGACAGTCAGCACCAAAGGATGAGGAAGAATTACAAATGAAGCCGATGGTGCAGCGTCGGGCCAAGGCTCTTATGGCAGATGCGCCAGACCTGGAAGCGTCGATTAACCAAGCAAGGGGTGGTGGACAGCCGATGGCAGACAACATCCGCGAACCGATGGAACAGGCATTGGGCGCAGATTTCAGTGGGGTGAAGGTTCACACGGATGGTCAATCTGACCAGTTGAATCAGTCAATTCAGGCGCGGGCTTTCACGACCGGACAAAATGTGTTCTTTAGGCAGGGGGCGTATCAGCCGGGGAGTCGGGAGGGGCAGGAGTTGATCGCCCATGAGTTGACCCATGTGGTGCAGCAAAATGGGGGGCAAACGGCGCAACTATTAGGAGGAAAAGTACAGCGACAAATAATACAACGTAGACCAGACGAAGAGACGGGGGGAGGAGAAGTCGGCATCCCATCAGTAGCGCAGGAAATAATAAACAAATTCAATACTGGGGGTTTATTAATTAGAACCATGCAAAAGCAGCACGCAGAAAAAGAATTTGATCATTTGGAGGCTACAGTTGAAGAAGCGCTAGAGATGGCTAAACGAGGGAATCACAGTGGTCTTAGGAAGTGGTCGCTCACGCATAAAGATTTACTACCAAATTACTTCAAGATGGGACCAGAAGTAACGACAATGGCTAGATACATGGCAGTTCTTGTCGACCCATCGCAGGTAGGAGATTCATATATTGGGTTCCATGAGAAAGATGCTTTTAGTGGGAACCTACAGCCAGATACAAAGCTGGTTGAGCAAGATAAAGCAATTTCTGAAATAGAAGACCTTTTGAAAAAACTCAAACAAAACCAGGAGAAAAGTGCCAATGCTTTGGAGAACAATGAAGTACAGACTCTAGGGTTCTCTGCCAATTCAGTAGCAGGACTCATGTACAAAGCCGGCGGTGGCATGAGCGGACCGAAACAATGGAGCGCAGCGAAATCCGACTTTCAAAGATTGGTTAATACTATGGGCAAAAAGCTCAACCAACAGACATTCCAAGTGTTCACATACGAAATAGAAGGAAAACAAACAAAGCTTGTATATCTAGATACTCTATCGGCAAAGATGGATTAA
- a CDS encoding phage tail protein, which yields MVGNFIGRAGDAIGIPNSLAKGDVDHELNYVTTNRFYIEIDSSIAASFTECSGLSVQIQKNVFHEGGVNDQQRIYLGHTEFEDITLKRGFTDHPGFWNWMNTVFNEEEKTSRRNVNILIFNQAGETMMSWTLIGAIPIAWKTPALQADGNAVAIEELTLAYEGLQVARETGGGNSVERDETGYFPSS from the coding sequence ATGGTTGGAAATTTCATCGGAAGAGCAGGAGATGCAATAGGTATTCCTAACAGCCTTGCTAAAGGCGACGTTGATCACGAATTAAATTATGTCACTACTAATCGTTTTTACATAGAAATAGACAGTTCTATTGCTGCATCTTTCACTGAATGTTCAGGATTAAGTGTTCAAATTCAGAAAAATGTTTTTCACGAAGGTGGTGTCAACGACCAGCAAAGAATTTATTTAGGTCATACAGAATTTGAAGACATAACTCTTAAACGTGGGTTTACCGATCATCCAGGTTTTTGGAACTGGATGAATACAGTTTTTAATGAAGAAGAGAAAACATCTCGACGCAATGTCAATATTTTGATTTTCAATCAAGCTGGTGAAACGATGATGAGTTGGACTTTAATTGGTGCTATTCCTATAGCGTGGAAAACACCTGCATTACAAGCAGATGGAAATGCAGTTGCTATTGAAGAATTAACTTTGGCTTATGAAGGTTTACAAGTTGCTAGAGAGACAGGAGGAGGCAATTCTGTAGAACGAGATGAAACAGGATATTTCCCTTCTAGTTAA
- a CDS encoding VgrG-related protein: protein MSTESLYLSLLRLEIDGEKVTEQLALDVLQVTIEESLHLPAMFTLVIYNRYAPTHNEPEINPWQHDPLFEIGKKVKLGFCSSTTQDPDFKEEIENILIEGEITGMEVNFDNNNRADIIVRGYDFSHRLHRGRYNRAFENQTDSDIVDKIVKEVGITPGNIEASGEAHEYVFQENQTNMELLRERAARIGFELFMSDGKMNFCKPKAEGDLALKWGDQIKQFRVRVTSAEQVNSVTVRAWNYGDKEPIIETATTEKQLTETGNKLGSSTNSAFSNLKSPEMIAVDKPVASAKEAEIMAQALCDELGGEFVYADAQAEGNPDIRPGQVINLENMGDRYSGKYYVTDTRHFMEGRVYKTDFSVRGLRSGNLFTTLSTEKRLRPSQTLLIGIVTDNKDPEELSRVKVKFPTLTEEHNSYWARVVAIGAGKNRGFDCLPEIQDEVLVGFEHGDIHRPFVIGGLWNGKDAPPENVDDSVAEYGVRLRTFKTRVGHILQFIDGEGEFSGEEDEFTEEEGEFSAGKGKSKKPGIRLITKDGHRIYMNDDGEDGSIQLRTKSRNRIYINNDSDLLHDSIAIKTKGGHKITMKDTPSPLPTLEVSSLGKLILEAKAGIEISTLAGAIEISTSFGAINMTASTIVAAEAPTINLTAATIIAAEAPTINLAAATTVAIESPLNVMVPLPVPPPV, encoded by the coding sequence ATGTCTACAGAAAGCCTTTACTTAAGCCTACTTCGACTCGAGATAGACGGAGAAAAAGTTACTGAACAATTAGCACTAGATGTGTTGCAAGTGACAATAGAAGAAAGCCTTCATTTGCCAGCAATGTTTACGCTAGTAATATATAACAGATATGCTCCTACACATAACGAACCAGAAATCAATCCGTGGCAACATGATCCGTTGTTTGAGATTGGAAAAAAAGTGAAATTGGGTTTTTGTTCGAGTACTACTCAAGATCCTGATTTTAAAGAGGAAATAGAAAACATACTGATTGAAGGCGAAATTACGGGGATGGAAGTTAACTTCGATAACAACAATAGAGCTGATATTATTGTTCGTGGCTATGACTTCTCCCATCGTCTTCATAGAGGTCGTTATAATCGTGCTTTTGAGAATCAAACTGATAGCGATATAGTCGATAAAATAGTTAAAGAAGTAGGGATAACACCTGGCAATATAGAGGCAAGTGGCGAAGCCCATGAGTATGTCTTCCAAGAAAACCAAACTAATATGGAGCTTTTGCGGGAAAGAGCTGCCCGCATTGGTTTTGAACTCTTTATGAGCGATGGCAAAATGAATTTTTGCAAGCCCAAAGCTGAAGGAGATTTAGCATTAAAATGGGGAGATCAGATTAAGCAATTTAGGGTTCGCGTCACCAGTGCTGAACAGGTGAATTCTGTGACAGTACGTGCCTGGAACTATGGTGACAAAGAACCGATTATTGAAACAGCCACTACAGAAAAGCAACTAACTGAAACAGGTAATAAGCTAGGAAGTAGTACCAATAGTGCATTTTCCAATCTTAAGTCCCCCGAAATGATTGCTGTAGATAAACCTGTTGCCAGTGCTAAAGAAGCAGAGATTATGGCTCAAGCTCTGTGCGATGAACTGGGAGGAGAATTTGTTTATGCAGATGCCCAAGCAGAAGGAAATCCTGACATTCGACCAGGACAGGTTATTAATCTTGAGAATATGGGCGATCGCTATAGTGGGAAGTATTATGTTACAGACACACGCCATTTCATGGAGGGACGGGTTTATAAAACTGACTTCAGCGTGCGGGGACTACGTTCTGGTAACTTATTCACAACTTTGTCTACAGAAAAACGCCTACGCCCATCTCAGACTTTATTAATCGGAATTGTAACTGATAACAAAGACCCAGAGGAATTGAGCAGAGTGAAGGTCAAGTTTCCAACGCTTACAGAAGAACATAACAGTTACTGGGCGAGAGTTGTAGCTATAGGAGCAGGTAAAAATAGAGGTTTCGACTGTTTACCAGAGATACAGGATGAAGTTTTAGTAGGTTTTGAGCATGGCGATATTCACCGTCCCTTCGTCATTGGCGGGTTATGGAACGGTAAGGATGCACCACCTGAAAATGTGGACGACTCAGTTGCAGAGTACGGTGTAAGATTACGCACTTTTAAAACTCGTGTAGGTCATATTCTACAGTTTATCGACGGGGAAGGCGAGTTTAGCGGAGAGGAAGACGAGTTTACCGAAGAGGAAGGCGAGTTTAGCGCAGGGAAAGGCAAAAGTAAAAAGCCAGGAATTAGGCTAATAACTAAAGACGGTCATCGAATATATATGAATGATGACGGTGAAGATGGTAGTATTCAGCTACGAACTAAATCGCGTAATCGAATATATATCAATAATGACAGTGACCTACTGCATGACTCAATAGCGATTAAAACTAAAGGCGGTCATAAAATTACAATGAAGGACACGCCCTCTCCATTGCCGACTCTTGAAGTTAGTTCATTAGGTAAGCTGATATTAGAAGCTAAGGCAGGTATAGAGATTTCAACATTGGCTGGAGCCATAGAGATTTCAACATCGTTTGGAGCTATAAACATGACAGCCTCGACCATCGTAGCAGCAGAGGCTCCAACTATAAACTTGACAGCCGCAACTATTATAGCAGCAGAGGCTCCGACTATAAACTTGGCAGCCGCGACTACGGTTGCAATCGAAAGTCCTTTGAATGTCATGGTACCTCTTCCTGTTCCCCCCCCTGTTTAG
- a CDS encoding GPW/gp25 family protein, with protein MVYSRQKDYLGAGWAYPLHLSVQGGIQLSREDQKVKESIWIILRTGVGERVYRPKFGSRLSELAFAPMNSDTLLRIRLYVSQALEVWEPRIILDQVLTDPDPVRGRIDIIINYRLKENPNIINNFVYPFYLVSAGEES; from the coding sequence ATGGTTTATAGTCGGCAAAAAGATTATTTAGGGGCAGGTTGGGCTTATCCACTGCATTTGAGTGTGCAAGGTGGGATACAACTTAGCCGTGAAGATCAAAAAGTTAAAGAATCTATTTGGATTATCCTCCGCACAGGAGTAGGTGAGCGGGTTTATCGACCTAAGTTTGGTTCGCGCTTGTCAGAACTAGCGTTTGCACCTATGAATAGCGATACCTTACTGCGAATCCGTCTTTATGTATCGCAAGCTTTAGAAGTTTGGGAACCGCGCATTATTCTCGATCAAGTTCTAACTGATCCTGACCCTGTGCGTGGCAGAATAGACATCATCATTAATTATCGACTCAAAGAGAATCCTAATATTATTAATAACTTTGTTTATCCTTTTTATTTAGTTTCAGCTGGGGAGGAGTCGTGA
- a CDS encoding putative baseplate assembly protein, with amino-acid sequence MNFDFLPKLPSSKLDDRTFDDLVEECILRIPRYCPEWTDHNLSDPGITLIELFAWLTDQMLLRFNQVPRKNYVAFLELLGIRLQPPAPAHTELTFYLSAALPEAYTIPAGLETSTIRTETTEAITFSTDSPLIIGKPRIQHFLTAQTSEDIPQSLRERFTSLWTRQSDGYWTGSEQPIFEEEPQPGNCFYLAINSDDPLDGNVLDINFRGAAATPTGINPNQPPRKWEAWDGENWQSVLLQESDDKTRGFSFYEIAQQSENLSIGAAVRLHLPQNWPVTNFIAYRGRWLRCTFTIPETNQSGYNNPPRIVGLAVRSIGGTVRASHSKLIRDERVGISNGKPGQSFELLSKPILERRENEYILVTPAGGLPQRWTEVRDFADSRSQDLHYTIDSLTGKIQFGPLIREPSQLKQQTQVRSRIQQPLLDDTSVQVSSLENNQSEHQYGAIPPRGSEIKMVAYRIGGGRKGNVQTGAIQFLKSAYPYVARVINLRPAINGADAESLEQAVIKAPRILRTRDRAVTAEDFEVLAQQAGAGAIARVRCLPANSLSQAGIVGLLLVPQANTDGIAQGEGIAPEQFALSAALQEQVLSYLDERRLLGVQVHLEEPNYVGVSVQTEIALEPAYENPLAQQEILRNLRISLYKYLNPLTGGMDGKGWPFGRPVYTSDIVALLQQTPGVRYLGPVLLFPIRKQGENWRRQSSPEQLIDPGTEGLVCSWADNNLRSSHNIQIIRN; translated from the coding sequence GTGAACTTTGACTTTCTACCAAAATTACCTTCTTCTAAGTTAGACGATCGCACCTTCGATGATTTAGTAGAAGAGTGTATTCTGCGTATTCCTCGCTACTGTCCAGAATGGACAGACCATAACCTCAGCGACCCAGGGATTACGCTAATTGAGTTATTCGCTTGGTTAACTGACCAGATGTTGCTCAGATTTAACCAAGTACCTCGGAAAAATTATGTAGCTTTCCTAGAATTACTGGGTATTCGTCTCCAGCCTCCCGCCCCAGCCCACACGGAATTAACTTTTTATTTAAGCGCTGCACTGCCTGAAGCCTACACTATTCCGGCAGGATTAGAAACCTCAACTATTCGAACTGAGACAACAGAAGCTATTACCTTTAGCACAGATTCTCCTCTAATTATCGGCAAACCCCGCATACAACACTTCTTAACTGCCCAAACCAGCGAAGACATTCCCCAATCTCTGCGAGAAAGATTTACAAGTTTATGGACTCGTCAATCAGACGGTTACTGGACAGGTAGTGAACAACCGATATTTGAAGAGGAACCCCAGCCTGGTAACTGCTTTTATTTAGCGATCAATTCTGATGATCCTCTAGATGGTAATGTTCTAGATATTAATTTTCGAGGAGCCGCAGCTACGCCTACTGGTATTAACCCCAATCAACCACCTCGGAAGTGGGAGGCCTGGGATGGGGAAAATTGGCAATCAGTTTTATTGCAAGAGTCAGATGATAAAACTCGCGGGTTCAGTTTTTACGAAATCGCCCAACAGAGTGAAAACCTGTCTATAGGCGCAGCTGTCCGTCTGCATTTACCGCAAAATTGGCCTGTGACCAACTTTATTGCTTACCGGGGTCGCTGGCTACGCTGTACCTTTACTATCCCAGAAACAAATCAATCCGGTTACAATAATCCACCAAGGATTGTTGGTTTAGCAGTGCGGTCAATTGGCGGTACAGTTAGGGCTAGTCACAGTAAGTTGATTCGAGATGAGCGTGTAGGAATTAGTAACGGTAAACCCGGACAGAGTTTTGAATTACTAAGTAAACCGATTTTGGAACGCAGAGAAAATGAATATATCCTAGTTACACCTGCTGGTGGTTTGCCTCAGAGATGGACTGAGGTGAGAGATTTTGCTGATTCTAGGTCTCAAGACCTTCACTACACTATCGATTCCCTCACTGGTAAAATCCAATTTGGGCCGCTGATTCGAGAACCTAGCCAACTTAAACAGCAAACCCAAGTGCGATCGCGAATCCAGCAACCACTACTCGACGACACATCTGTACAAGTTAGTAGTCTGGAAAATAATCAATCTGAACACCAGTACGGCGCAATTCCTCCTCGTGGTTCAGAGATTAAAATGGTTGCTTATCGCATAGGTGGTGGTAGAAAAGGTAATGTTCAAACTGGGGCAATCCAGTTTTTGAAGTCTGCATATCCATATGTTGCTAGGGTGATAAATCTGAGACCAGCAATCAATGGTGCGGATGCTGAGTCATTGGAGCAAGCTGTGATTAAGGCTCCTCGCATCCTCCGTACCCGTGACAGGGCAGTCACTGCCGAAGATTTTGAAGTTTTAGCACAGCAAGCTGGCGCAGGTGCGATCGCTCGTGTGCGCTGTTTACCGGCAAATTCTCTGTCTCAAGCAGGTATAGTAGGTTTACTGTTAGTTCCACAAGCAAATACAGATGGAATTGCCCAAGGTGAAGGTATAGCACCAGAACAATTTGCCTTAAGTGCAGCACTCCAAGAGCAAGTTTTGAGCTATTTAGATGAAAGGCGGTTGTTGGGAGTACAAGTACACTTAGAAGAACCGAATTATGTAGGGGTTTCTGTACAGACAGAAATAGCTCTAGAACCAGCCTATGAAAATCCGCTAGCGCAACAAGAAATCCTTAGAAACTTAAGAATATCTCTGTATAAATATTTAAATCCCTTAACTGGAGGTATGGATGGTAAAGGTTGGCCATTTGGGCGACCAGTTTATACATCAGATATTGTGGCATTACTGCAACAAACTCCAGGCGTGCGTTATTTAGGCCCAGTCTTACTGTTTCCCATACGTAAGCAAGGAGAGAATTGGAGACGTCAATCATCACCAGAACAGTTGATTGACCCAGGAACTGAAGGATTAGTGTGTTCTTGGGCTGATAATAATCTGCGTTCCAGCCACAACATTCAAATAATTCGTAATTAG
- a CDS encoding phage tail protein — translation MVQSRYTPAISVQLTPMQIPEALPVAGLEFAGAESMNEAGRSLLLHPGHPSEMIVQVQNLEQRPLRISLSVEGNFPTEWCQIGTEGSEIPPRGQMDAVLYFRVPSTFFEDQQAIAPGKKDKLTLNFRSLVTIHIDSGTDREQIYTSEYFHLYIRPYTAYMEFLPILYREVDFIGRFMKIFEQGFQPVIDSFNVMWANLDPLTAPQALLPFVAHWVAWQVDSTWDLQQQRRLIRRAVELYRWRGTRKGLRLYLHLYTGLPLDDDLPNEADKHISITEPFGPSFILGEAQLGNAVLAGGQPYHFIVRLRSNSANPNINEQLIRRIVEQEKPAFCTYELSIENHHN, via the coding sequence ATGGTTCAAAGTCGCTATACTCCAGCTATCAGTGTTCAATTAACTCCAATGCAAATTCCGGAAGCTTTACCTGTAGCAGGTTTGGAATTTGCTGGAGCAGAAAGCATGAATGAGGCTGGACGTAGTTTACTTTTGCATCCTGGTCATCCCAGCGAGATGATTGTGCAAGTGCAAAACTTGGAACAGCGACCTTTGCGGATAAGCTTAAGCGTTGAGGGTAATTTTCCGACTGAGTGGTGTCAGATTGGTACAGAAGGCAGTGAAATTCCTCCTAGAGGACAGATGGATGCTGTCTTGTATTTCCGAGTTCCCTCAACTTTTTTTGAAGATCAACAAGCGATCGCTCCTGGAAAAAAAGACAAATTAACTCTCAACTTTCGCAGCCTAGTTACCATACACATAGACTCAGGCACTGACCGAGAACAAATCTACACTAGCGAGTATTTTCATTTATACATCCGTCCCTACACTGCGTACATGGAATTCTTGCCAATTCTCTATCGAGAAGTCGACTTTATTGGTCGCTTCATGAAGATATTTGAGCAAGGTTTTCAACCAGTCATTGATAGTTTCAATGTCATGTGGGCAAACCTCGACCCCTTGACAGCACCACAGGCGCTACTTCCTTTTGTCGCTCACTGGGTTGCTTGGCAAGTAGATTCAACATGGGATCTTCAGCAACAGCGGCGTTTAATTCGTCGCGCTGTAGAACTTTATCGCTGGCGGGGAACTCGTAAAGGATTGCGTTTGTACTTACATCTTTATACTGGTTTGCCTCTAGACGATGATTTACCTAATGAAGCTGATAAACATATCAGTATCACAGAACCTTTTGGGCCGAGTTTTATATTAGGCGAGGCACAACTAGGTAACGCAGTTTTAGCTGGTGGACAACCTTATCACTTTATAGTGCGGTTACGTTCAAATAGCGCCAATCCCAATATAAACGAACAACTTATTAGAAGAATTGTAGAACAAGAAAAACCTGCATTCTGCACCTACGAATTATCTATTGAAAATCATCATAACTGA
- a CDS encoding DUF4159 domain-containing protein: MSHPFPPPPIKSFERLQASDGLLINAERWRTAHDYHRLRQNAQYQSLNQPGIVCGLGVRDVPAPSQVEARYRDGRWVQIQPGIAIDLAGNLIVVPNSYDFPIDVEVAHTEPIMVYLVVSYVDPDELRRGQQRDVVQETYRIDQRNSTPESSEIEISRILLQPGQTDITQPADAFFPGYNNIDLRYRRQAQMRPQALVQMAQATHSDPECARNFFNLSYLLQAVEPLYPTLRGADEPGQVSLGENIQDYDLLYLTGKQALSLNSLEFESLKNYLNLGGVLLVDAPGDATPLIESTQALAQQLEHPIRPLEELQRSHPLRTKPFLFAALPMVNQQQIKLLIGGGIILAIGDLATAWGLDRELNLPRLTIRTAQELGINILHYAWKRRQLIGLQQEDNSGQW; the protein is encoded by the coding sequence ATGTCGCATCCTTTTCCCCCACCACCTATCAAATCTTTTGAACGCCTACAAGCTTCAGACGGGCTATTAATTAATGCTGAACGCTGGCGGACAGCTCATGATTATCATCGATTACGGCAAAATGCTCAATATCAATCTTTGAACCAACCAGGAATTGTCTGCGGTTTAGGTGTTCGAGACGTTCCAGCCCCCAGCCAAGTAGAAGCTAGATATCGAGATGGGCGTTGGGTACAAATTCAGCCCGGTATTGCAATTGATTTAGCTGGTAATTTAATTGTTGTGCCGAATTCTTATGACTTTCCCATAGATGTAGAAGTAGCACACACAGAGCCAATCATGGTCTATTTAGTAGTTAGCTATGTAGATCCTGATGAACTGCGACGGGGGCAGCAAAGAGATGTTGTTCAAGAAACCTATCGAATTGACCAAAGAAACTCCACACCAGAAAGTTCAGAAATAGAAATATCCCGAATACTTCTGCAACCAGGACAAACAGATATTACTCAGCCTGCGGATGCTTTTTTTCCTGGTTATAACAATATTGATTTGCGTTATCGGCGTCAGGCACAAATGCGTCCTCAAGCACTTGTGCAAATGGCACAGGCGACCCATAGCGATCCGGAATGTGCGCGTAATTTTTTCAACCTTTCCTACTTGCTCCAAGCAGTAGAACCTTTATACCCTACTTTGCGAGGAGCTGATGAACCAGGTCAGGTTTCTTTAGGAGAAAATATTCAAGACTATGACCTACTTTATTTAACAGGTAAACAAGCTTTATCTTTAAATAGTCTGGAATTTGAATCGCTGAAAAATTACTTGAATTTAGGTGGTGTGCTTTTAGTTGATGCTCCTGGAGATGCTACACCTTTAATTGAAAGTACTCAAGCATTAGCACAACAGTTAGAACATCCGATAAGACCTTTAGAAGAGTTGCAGCGGAGTCATCCTTTAAGGACAAAACCTTTCTTATTTGCTGCCTTGCCAATGGTTAATCAACAACAAATTAAACTATTAATTGGTGGAGGAATCATTTTAGCAATTGGAGATTTAGCAACTGCTTGGGGATTGGATAGAGAATTAAATTTACCGCGATTAACTATTCGCACAGCTCAGGAATTAGGAATTAATATTTTGCATTATGCTTGGAAACGGCGACAGTTAATAGGTCTCCAACAAGAGGATAATTCTGGGCAGTGGTAA